From the genome of Nitrospirae bacterium CG2_30_53_67, one region includes:
- a CDS encoding diaminopimelate epimerase, translating into MTTLHFTKMQGTGNDFILVDGLQERIGPLDPYARFLCDRKFGIGADQILVLRSSEKADFRMQILNADGSEVEMCGNGIRCFAKYLKDHGYTSKNVIRVETLAGIMTPAIGEKEISVDMGVPVLSGPEIPVKMEGTIISKPIRLDSNDLLITCVSMGNPHCVIKVQDVDAFTVEKIGPQIESHPFFPRRTNVEFIQILNDHEIKMRVWERGVGETLSCGTGACASAVASALNHWTGRSVLVHLKGGDLKVLWDEKDRVTLTGPAQEVFSGEIEI; encoded by the coding sequence ATGACGACCCTTCATTTTACCAAGATGCAAGGGACGGGAAATGACTTTATCCTGGTGGACGGTCTTCAAGAAAGGATCGGTCCCCTGGATCCCTATGCCCGTTTCCTGTGTGACCGGAAATTCGGGATCGGTGCGGACCAGATCCTGGTGTTACGGTCTTCCGAAAAAGCGGATTTCCGGATGCAGATCTTAAACGCCGACGGCTCAGAAGTGGAGATGTGCGGGAACGGAATTCGGTGTTTTGCAAAATATCTCAAAGATCATGGGTATACGTCCAAGAACGTGATCCGCGTGGAGACCCTCGCGGGGATCATGACGCCTGCCATAGGGGAGAAGGAGATCTCCGTTGACATGGGTGTCCCGGTTCTCTCCGGTCCTGAGATCCCCGTCAAGATGGAGGGGACCATCATCTCCAAACCGATCCGGCTGGACAGCAATGATTTGCTCATAACCTGTGTTTCCATGGGCAATCCGCATTGTGTGATCAAGGTCCAGGATGTAGACGCTTTCACTGTGGAAAAGATCGGGCCGCAGATCGAGTCGCACCCCTTTTTCCCGAGAAGGACCAACGTTGAGTTTATCCAGATCCTGAATGACCATGAAATCAAGATGCGGGTCTGGGAAAGGGGCGTGGGAGAGACCCTTTCCTGCGGGACGGGGGCCTGTGCTTCCGCTGTCGCATCGGCGCTCAACCACTGGACCGGACGCAGCGTTCTTGTCCATTTGAAGGGAGGAGACCTCAAGGTCCTATGGGATGAGAAAGACCGTGTGACCCTCACGGGCCCGGCCCAAGAAGTCTTCTCCGGAGAGATCGAGATTTGA